From the genome of Planctomycetia bacterium:
CTTCTGCGTTGCCGGCTGCGGCGACAAGCGGACGACCGACAAGGCTCACGTACACCAAGACGCGGTCTCCAAGGACAAGGACCACCCGCAGCCGCGCGACGGGGCCACCCCCCTGCCGCCAACGGCCAAGGACGCAGCAGCAAAAGACGGCGCGGCGACGAAGGACGGCGAGCCGACGAAAGACGACGCCATCAGCCTGTTCGATGGCAAGACACTGGGCAAATGGAAGAGCACCAACTTCGGCGGCGAGGGCGCGGTCGAGGTGAAAGATGGACAGCTCATCATCAACTCGGGCTCGCCGTTGTCGGGCGTGACCTGGCAGGGCGAGCCGCCGGCGAAGATGAACTACGAGATCTCGCTCGAGGCCCAGCGCGTCGAGGGCAGCGACTTTTTCCTGGGCCTGACCGTGCCGGTGAACGACACCGCGATCTCTCTCATCCTCGGCGGCTGGGGCGGGTCCACCGTCGGCCTGTCGAGCATCGACGGCGGCGACGCGGCGAACAACGAATAC
Proteins encoded in this window:
- a CDS encoding DUF1080 domain-containing protein, whose amino-acid sequence is FCVAGCGDKRTTDKAHVHQDAVSKDKDHPQPRDGATPLPPTAKDAAAKDGAATKDGEPTKDDAISLFDGKTLGKWKSTNFGGEGAVEVKDGQLIINSGSPLSGVTWQGEPPAKMNYEISLEAQRVEGSDFFLGLTVPVNDTAISLILGGWGGSTVGLSSIDGGDAANNEYTTYETFKKKQWYKVKMVVKPKQVLVFIDGKQVIDANIEDRKIETRIEVDLSKPLGIATFSTTGAFRNLQMKKLK